In the genome of Nycticebus coucang isolate mNycCou1 chromosome 12, mNycCou1.pri, whole genome shotgun sequence, one region contains:
- the CTDSP2 gene encoding carboxy-terminal domain RNA polymerase II polypeptide A small phosphatase 2: MEHGSIITQARREDALVLTKQGLVCKSSPKKPRGRNIFKALFCCFRAQHVGQSSSCTELAAYKEEASTIAKSDLLHCLQYQFYQIPGTCLLPEVTEEDQGRICVVIDLDETLVHSSFKPINNADFIVPVEIEGTTHQVYVLKRPYVDEFLRRMGELFECVLFTASLAKYADPVTDLLDRCGVFRARLFRESCVFHQGCYVKDLSRLGRDLRKTLILDNSPASYIFHPENAVPVQSWFDDMADTELLNLIPIFEELSGAEDVYTSLGQLRAP; the protein is encoded by the exons GCCTGGTCTGCAAGTCCTCTCCTAAGAAGCCTCGTGGACGTAACATCTTCAAGGCCCTTTTCTGCTGTTTTCGCGCCCAGCATGTTGGCCAGTCAAGCTCCTGCACTGAGCTTGCTGCATATAAGGAGGAAGCCAGCACCATTGCTAAG TCGGATCTGCTCCATTGTCTCCAGTACCAGTTTTATCAG ATCCCAGGGACCTGCCTGCTTCCAGAGGTGACAGAGGAAGATCAAGGAAGGATCTGTGTGGTTATTGACCTGGATGAAACCCTTGTGCATAGCTCCTTTAAG CCGATCAACAATGCCGACTTCATAGTGCCTGTCGAGATCGAGGGGACCACTCACCAG GTGTACGTGCTCAAGAGGCCTTACGTGGATGAGTTCCTGAGGCGCATGGGGGAGCTCTTCGAATGTGTTCTCTTCACTGCCAGCCTGGCCAAG TATGCCGACCCTGTGACGGATCTGCTGGACCGCTGTGGGGTGTTCCGGGCCCGCCTTTTCCGGGAGTCCTGTGTGTTTCATCAGGGCTGCTATGTCAAGGACCTCAGCCGCTTAGGGAGGGACCTGAGGAAAACCCTCATCCTGGACAACTCGCCTGCTTCTTATATCTTCCACCCAGAGAATGCC GTGCCCGTGCAGTCCTGGTTTGATGACATGGCAGACACAGAGTTGCTGAACCTGATCCCAATCTTTGAGGAGTTGAGTGGAGCAGAGGACGTCTACACCAGCCTCGGGCAGCTGCGGGCCCCTTAG